From a single Brassica napus cultivar Da-Ae chromosome C9, Da-Ae, whole genome shotgun sequence genomic region:
- the LOC106431302 gene encoding uncharacterized protein LOC106431302, with translation MATNQDSTRSVSDLYENPYYLHHNDHAGLVLVTDRVTTAADFNSWRRSVRMALNVRNKLGFIDGTISKPSHMHRDYGDWSRCNDIVAMWLMKSVSKKIAQSLLFISTAEGIWNNLLSHFKQDDAPCVFDIEQRLSKIEQGSMDVSTYYTELVALWEEHQNFVELPICTFGKCECDAAALWEKLQQCSRMTKFLMGLNESYEHTRRHILMLKPIPTIEEAFNIVT, from the coding sequence ATGGCTACGAATCAAGATTCGACTCGTTCTGTTTCCGATCTTTATGAGAATCCGTACTATCTTCATCATAATGATCATGCTGGCTTGGTTCTGGTAACTGATCGAGTGACAACAGCTGCGGATTTTAACTCTTGGAGGCGTTCTGTTCGTATGGCTTTGAACGTTCGTAACAAGCTTGGCTTCATCGATGGTACTATATCTAAACCATCTCATATGCATCGTGATTATGGTGATTGGTCTCGTTGTAACGACATTGTGGCGATGTGGTTGATGAAATCTGTGTCAAAGAAGATTGCTCAGAGTTTGCTTTTTATCTCCACGGCAGAAGGGATTTGGAACAATTTGCTTTCTCATTTCAAGCAAGATGATGCTCCTTGTGTCTTTGATATTGAGCAGCGTTTGAGTAAGATTGAGCAAGGTTCCATGGATGTTTCTACCTATTATACAGAGCTGGTTGCTCTTTGGGAAGAACATCAAAATTTTGTGGAGTTACCGATATGTACTTTTGGCAAATGTGAATGTGATGCAGCTGCGTTGTGGGAGAAGCTACAGCAATGTAGTCGAATGACTAAATTCCTCATGGGGTTGAATGAATCATATGAGCACACTCGGCGTCACATACTCATGCTTAAACCCATTCCAACCATTGAAGAGGCGTTCAACATCGTTACTTAG